From the Xylanibacillus composti genome, one window contains:
- a CDS encoding ABC transporter ATP-binding protein, whose protein sequence is MIEVQQLTKRYGRKKVLQDVSFTAEKGKVTCLIGINGVGKSTILKGIMGLVPISSGRILVDGQPMQPKLYEKVSFIPDTMTMPPRMKIQDAMRFMKDFYSRWNEERAKQLLEFFRLGQDERVSDLSKGNAAKLNLLLGLSLDADYLLMDEPFSGIDMFSREQIVEVFTSHLMDDRGVIITTHEIQDVEHLIDKAVLLNEGRVLKQFQVEEVRLHEGKSVVDVMREVYQP, encoded by the coding sequence GTGATAGAAGTGCAGCAATTAACGAAAAGGTACGGAAGAAAGAAGGTACTGCAAGACGTTTCGTTCACAGCGGAGAAAGGAAAAGTGACGTGCTTGATCGGCATCAACGGCGTGGGCAAATCCACGATTCTGAAGGGCATCATGGGCTTGGTCCCAATCAGCAGCGGGCGCATCTTGGTCGACGGTCAGCCGATGCAGCCGAAGCTGTATGAGAAGGTTTCGTTTATTCCGGATACAATGACGATGCCGCCGCGCATGAAGATTCAAGATGCGATGCGCTTTATGAAGGACTTTTACAGCCGGTGGAACGAGGAACGGGCGAAGCAGCTCCTGGAATTTTTCAGACTGGGCCAGGACGAGCGTGTCTCGGATTTGTCGAAAGGCAACGCTGCCAAGCTGAATTTGCTGCTCGGGTTGTCTCTGGATGCCGACTATCTGCTGATGGATGAGCCATTCTCCGGCATTGACATGTTCAGCCGCGAGCAAATTGTCGAGGTGTTCACCAGCCATCTGATGGATGACCGCGGTGTGATTATTACCACCCACGAAATTCAGGATGTCGAGCATCTGATAGACAAGGCTGTGCTGCTCAATGAGGGCAGGGTGCTGAAGCAGTTCCAGGTAGAAGAAGTTCGTCTGCATGAAGGAAAATCGGTGGTTGACGTCATGAGAGAGGTGTACCAGCCATGA
- a CDS encoding GntR family transcriptional regulator produces MNVSFNNRDPIYLQVVRYFKAEIAAGRLRAGDEIPSRRELAALLKINPNTAQRSYKEMEEQSLIITEGNSPSRITSDEGILKSIRQELIRDAVDTFLASIRGMDIPVEELLEQVRDRYAAERSKG; encoded by the coding sequence ATGAATGTTTCATTCAATAACCGGGACCCGATCTACTTGCAGGTAGTGCGTTATTTCAAAGCCGAGATTGCCGCCGGCAGACTGAGGGCGGGTGACGAGATTCCGTCTCGCAGAGAATTGGCCGCGCTGCTTAAGATCAATCCCAATACCGCACAAAGGAGTTATAAGGAAATGGAGGAACAAAGCTTGATTATTACCGAAGGCAATTCCCCCAGCCGCATAACGAGCGACGAAGGAATATTGAAATCTATCAGGCAAGAGCTTATCCGTGATGCGGTAGACACGTTCCTAGCATCGATCCGGGGCATGGATATTCCGGTAGAAGAGCTGCTCGAACAGGTCAGAGACAGATATGCCGCAGAACGTTCAAAGGGTTAG